One segment of Octopus sinensis linkage group LG27, ASM634580v1, whole genome shotgun sequence DNA contains the following:
- the LOC115225254 gene encoding zinc finger protein 431-like, producing the protein MLKYNNEYEMLVCDICGISYAHRSSLTSHRSIHAEEKPYQCDICDKSFFLRSYLTAHQLSHTNERPYQCDICGKSFTRKGNLTTHKYTHTGKKPYQCDICGKSFSQKSSLTSHKYIHTGEKPYQCDICGKSFSQKIGLTSHKYIHTGDKPYQCDICNKSFSQNSGLTYHKSIHTGEKPYSCDICSKSFAFKGNLIAHKYIHTDEKPYHCDICGKSFCQKNSLTSHKYIHTGEKPYHCDVCGKSYSRESELSVHKRSHTGEKPFPCDVCGKSFSAKSSLVRHKHTHIGEKL; encoded by the exons atgttaaaatataacaATG AATATGAGATGTTAGTG tgtgatatttgtggtatatCATACGCTCATAGGAGTAGCCTTACTTCTCACAGATCCATTCATGCagaagagaaaccatatcaatgcgatatctgtgataaatcctttTTCTTAAGAAGTTATTTAACTGCTCATCAACTTTCTCATACTAATGAgaggccatatcagtgtgatatttgtggtaaatcattcactcgaaAAGGTAACCTTACCACTCACaa atacactcatacagggaagaaaccatatcaatgtgatatttgtg gtaaatcattctctcaaaaaagtagccttacttctcacaaatacattcatacaggtgagaaaccatatcagtgtgatatctgtggaaaatctttCTCTCAGAAGATCGGCCTTacttctcacaaatacattcacacaggagataaaccatatcaatgtgacatctgcaataaatcattctctcagaatagtggccttacttatcacaaatccattcatacaggagagaaaccatattcttgtgatatttgtAGCAAATCATTTGCTTTTAAAGGTAATCTAATTgctcacaaatatattcacacagatgagaagccatatcactgtgatatctgtggtaaatcattctgtcagAAGAATAGCCTTACttctcataaatacattcacacaggtgagaaaccatatcactgtgatgtctgtggtaaatcttacTCTCGAGAAAGTGAATTATCTGTGCACAAACGcagtcatacaggtgagaaaccatttccatgtgatgtctgtggtaagtcattctctgcAAAAAGTTCTTTGgtaagacacaaacacactcatattggAGAGAAACTGTAA
- the LOC118768178 gene encoding uncharacterized protein LOC118768178 isoform X2 has product MAMMKKKNPEIFHMGNQSLMLIYLFTLEPVALGDNVTLHTEVAEMTGIVFWKNDNGRYECNPTCYNYGNYEVTQDGSKSTLLIQMVSEQDFIWRFCDLYLCSAKYTLMTKEKTETTTTKDAETNGSEDSLPTYAYVLIFISVFVAIVIIKKGQE; this is encoded by the exons ATggcaatgatgaaaaaaaaaaaccctgaaattTTTCATATGGGCAACCAATCACTAATGTTgatttatctttttactttagAACCAGTTGCATTAGGAGACAATGTCACACTTCATACTGAAGTAGCCGAGATGACAGGAATTGTTTTCTGGAAAAACGACAATGGTAGATATGAATGTAACCCGACTTGTTATAATTACGGTAACTATGAAGTTACACAAGATGGTAGCAAATCTACTCTTTTGATCCAAATGGTATCAGAACAAGATTTCATTTGGCGTTTTTGTGACTTGTATCTCTGCTCTGCAAAATATACCTTAATGACAAAAG aaaaaacagaaacaacgacaacaaaagatGCTGAAACTAATGGATCAGAAGACAGCTTACCAACCTATGCCTATGTCTTAATTTTCATATCTGTATTTGTAGCCATTGTTATCATTAAGAAAGGCCAGGAATGA
- the LOC118768178 gene encoding uncharacterized protein LOC118768178 isoform X1, which translates to MAMMKKKNPEIFHMGNQSLMLIYLFTLEPVALGDNVTLHTEVAEMTGIVFWKNDNGRYECNPTCYNYGNYEVTQDGSKSTLLIQMVSEQDFIWRFCDLYLCSAKYTLMTKGEKTETTTTKDAETNGSEDSLPTYAYVLIFISVFVAIVIIKKGQE; encoded by the exons ATggcaatgatgaaaaaaaaaaaccctgaaattTTTCATATGGGCAACCAATCACTAATGTTgatttatctttttactttagAACCAGTTGCATTAGGAGACAATGTCACACTTCATACTGAAGTAGCCGAGATGACAGGAATTGTTTTCTGGAAAAACGACAATGGTAGATATGAATGTAACCCGACTTGTTATAATTACGGTAACTATGAAGTTACACAAGATGGTAGCAAATCTACTCTTTTGATCCAAATGGTATCAGAACAAGATTTCATTTGGCGTTTTTGTGACTTGTATCTCTGCTCTGCAAAATATACCTTAATGACAAAAG gtgaaaaaacagaaacaacgacaacaaaagatGCTGAAACTAATGGATCAGAAGACAGCTTACCAACCTATGCCTATGTCTTAATTTTCATATCTGTATTTGTAGCCATTGTTATCATTAAGAAAGGCCAGGAATGA
- the LOC118768178 gene encoding uncharacterized protein LOC118768178 isoform X3: MAMMKKKNPEIFHMGNQSLMLIYLFTLEPVALGDNVTLHTEVAEMTGIVFWKNDNGRYECNPTCYNYGNYEVTQDGSKSTLLIQMVSEQDFIWRFCDLYLCSAKYTLMTKETTTTKDAETNGSEDSLPTYAYVLIFISVFVAIVIIKKGQE, encoded by the exons ATggcaatgatgaaaaaaaaaaaccctgaaattTTTCATATGGGCAACCAATCACTAATGTTgatttatctttttactttagAACCAGTTGCATTAGGAGACAATGTCACACTTCATACTGAAGTAGCCGAGATGACAGGAATTGTTTTCTGGAAAAACGACAATGGTAGATATGAATGTAACCCGACTTGTTATAATTACGGTAACTATGAAGTTACACAAGATGGTAGCAAATCTACTCTTTTGATCCAAATGGTATCAGAACAAGATTTCATTTGGCGTTTTTGTGACTTGTATCTCTGCTCTGCAAAATATACCTTAATGACAAAAG aaacaacgacaacaaaagatGCTGAAACTAATGGATCAGAAGACAGCTTACCAACCTATGCCTATGTCTTAATTTTCATATCTGTATTTGTAGCCATTGTTATCATTAAGAAAGGCCAGGAATGA